One region of Streptomyces capillispiralis genomic DNA includes:
- a CDS encoding MMPL family transporter: MGNADARVRGLAARAGGWSARHRWAAVGIWVLFVVLAMGLGSAAGRVDVGDRDQLKGETSTAARIIEEAGIEEPAGETVLVQARDGGLTATDREFRSAVAAVVTAVERTGEVTDVTSPYESGTVSKDGRSALVQFDVRGDSDTAGDRVEPVLKAVEEVQEEHESLRIEEIGGASMMKTFDDAFGDDFKKAEYSAVPVALGILLIAFGALVAALLPVALAITAIMATMGLMGLVSHLQPMSETANSVMLLVGLAVGVDYCLFYLRREREERAAGRDAQTALRVAAATSGRAIVVSGVTVCVAMAGMLFTGLAEFEAMGLASLMVVAVAMVGSVTVLPALLSLLGERVEKGRLPFLRRRRTRGGSDSRFWSAVLKGVLAKPVLSVVVATGALLAVAAPAVGMKTQNLTLDQEFGDSLPIVQTYNRVNEAFPGGSEPAEVVVKADDINAPEVKAALADFRERAISSGASRGPVEIRLHDQQNVAFVYVPLVGGSDQDAAAASLEKLRDEVRPATLGEVDGVEAPVTGQVAGSKDFNDQVVGSVVPVFAFVVVFAFLVMLLSFRSLTVAVTSIVLNLLSVGAAYGILVAVFQHGWGASLVGAEGVGAIITWLPLFLFVILFGLSTDYHVFVVSRIREARLRGRTTRDAVRHGVVTTAGVVTSAAVIMVAVFAIFGTLSMQSMKQMGVGLAAAVLIDATVIRGVLLPAVMTLLGERNWYLPKWLHRMPDLTHDESPEAVAPSKAREDEGERVPV; this comes from the coding sequence ATGGGGAACGCAGACGCGCGGGTACGGGGCCTCGCCGCCCGGGCAGGCGGCTGGAGCGCCCGGCACCGCTGGGCGGCCGTCGGCATCTGGGTGCTGTTCGTGGTGCTGGCGATGGGACTCGGTTCGGCCGCGGGCCGGGTCGACGTCGGCGACCGCGATCAGCTCAAGGGAGAGACCAGTACCGCCGCCCGCATCATCGAGGAAGCCGGCATCGAGGAGCCGGCCGGCGAGACCGTGCTCGTCCAGGCGAGGGACGGGGGTCTCACGGCCACCGACCGGGAGTTCCGGTCGGCGGTCGCCGCGGTCGTCACGGCCGTGGAGCGGACCGGCGAGGTCACGGACGTCACCTCGCCGTACGAGAGCGGCACCGTGTCGAAGGACGGGCGCAGCGCGCTGGTCCAGTTCGACGTGCGCGGCGACTCGGACACCGCGGGTGACCGGGTCGAGCCGGTGCTGAAGGCCGTGGAGGAGGTCCAGGAGGAACACGAGTCGCTGCGGATCGAGGAGATCGGCGGCGCCAGCATGATGAAGACGTTCGACGACGCGTTCGGCGACGACTTCAAGAAGGCCGAGTACTCGGCGGTGCCGGTGGCCCTCGGCATCCTGCTGATCGCGTTCGGCGCGCTGGTGGCGGCGCTGCTGCCGGTGGCGCTGGCGATCACCGCGATCATGGCGACGATGGGCCTGATGGGCCTGGTCAGCCATCTGCAGCCGATGAGCGAGACCGCGAACTCGGTGATGCTGCTGGTCGGCCTGGCCGTCGGGGTCGACTACTGCCTGTTCTACCTGCGCCGCGAGCGCGAGGAGCGGGCGGCCGGGCGGGACGCGCAGACCGCGCTGCGGGTCGCCGCGGCGACCAGTGGCCGCGCGATCGTCGTCTCCGGTGTCACGGTGTGCGTGGCGATGGCGGGCATGCTGTTCACCGGGCTCGCCGAGTTCGAGGCGATGGGCCTGGCCTCGCTGATGGTCGTGGCGGTCGCCATGGTCGGTTCCGTCACCGTCCTGCCCGCGCTCCTGTCGCTGCTGGGCGAGCGGGTCGAGAAGGGGCGGCTGCCGTTCCTGCGCCGGCGGCGCACCCGTGGCGGCAGCGACAGCCGGTTCTGGTCGGCCGTACTGAAGGGTGTGCTCGCCAAGCCGGTGCTGTCCGTGGTGGTGGCGACGGGTGCGCTGCTGGCCGTCGCGGCTCCCGCGGTCGGGATGAAGACGCAGAACCTCACCCTGGACCAGGAGTTCGGCGACTCGCTGCCGATCGTGCAGACGTACAACCGGGTCAACGAGGCGTTCCCGGGCGGCTCCGAGCCGGCCGAGGTCGTCGTCAAGGCGGACGACATCAACGCGCCCGAGGTGAAGGCGGCGCTCGCCGACTTCCGTGAGCGGGCGATCAGTTCGGGTGCCTCGCGCGGACCGGTCGAGATCAGGCTGCACGACCAGCAGAACGTGGCCTTCGTCTACGTGCCGCTGGTGGGCGGCTCCGACCAGGACGCGGCGGCCGCCAGCCTGGAGAAGCTGCGCGACGAGGTGCGGCCCGCCACGCTCGGCGAGGTGGACGGCGTCGAGGCGCCGGTCACCGGGCAGGTCGCCGGTTCGAAGGACTTCAACGACCAGGTGGTCGGTTCCGTCGTCCCGGTCTTCGCCTTCGTGGTGGTCTTCGCCTTCCTGGTGATGCTGCTGTCGTTCCGCTCGCTGACGGTCGCGGTCACCTCGATCGTGCTGAACCTGCTGTCGGTGGGTGCCGCGTACGGCATCCTCGTGGCGGTCTTCCAGCACGGCTGGGGCGCGTCCCTGGTGGGCGCGGAGGGCGTCGGCGCGATCATCACCTGGCTGCCGCTGTTCCTGTTCGTGATCCTGTTCGGGCTGTCGACGGACTACCACGTGTTCGTGGTCTCCCGGATCCGCGAGGCCCGGCTGCGGGGCCGGACGACGCGGGACGCGGTCCGGCACGGGGTGGTCACCACGGCCGGTGTGGTCACCAGCGCCGCCGTCATCATGGTCGCCGTGTTCGCGATCTTCGGGACGCTGTCCATGCAGTCCATGAAGCAGATGGGCGTCGGCCTCGCGGCGGCGGTGCTCATCGACGCGACGGTCATCCGCGGTGTGCTGCTGCCGGCGGTGATGACGCTGCTCGGCGAGCGCAACTGGTACCTGCCGAAGTGGCTGCACCGGATGCCCGACCTGACGCACGACGAGTCCCCGGAGGCGGTGGCGCCGTCGAAGGCCCGGGAGGACGAGGGCGAGCGGGTGCCGGTGTGA
- a CDS encoding carbohydrate ABC transporter permease translates to MTSVTEVRKPAPRAPDPGRPPRRVVDHGPWFLVLPALIPILVLSVGPLLYGILLAFTDAQSGRTEPTRWIGTLNFQDLLHDTLFWESFRIGLVWAVGVTVPQFLLALGLALLLHQDLRLRWAARALAIVPWAMPEVVVGIMWRIVYNPDAGVLNETLRDLGLGGDRDWLSGLATALPAVIVVGVWAGMPQTTVALLAGLQNTPRELHEAAAVDGAGAWRRFRTVTWPALRPVALAITALNLIWNFNSFALVYVLTQGGPGGRTRLPMLFAYEEAFRYGQFGYAAAMGCVMVAAVSILLAVFLAGRLRGGDEA, encoded by the coding sequence GTGACATCGGTGACCGAGGTGAGGAAACCCGCGCCCCGCGCGCCCGACCCGGGCCGCCCCCCGCGGCGCGTCGTCGACCACGGCCCGTGGTTCCTGGTGCTGCCCGCGCTGATCCCGATCCTCGTCCTCAGCGTGGGCCCGCTGCTCTACGGCATCCTGCTGGCCTTCACCGACGCCCAGTCGGGCCGGACCGAGCCCACCCGGTGGATCGGCACCCTCAACTTCCAGGACCTGCTGCACGACACCCTGTTCTGGGAGTCGTTCCGCATCGGACTGGTGTGGGCGGTCGGGGTGACGGTGCCGCAGTTCCTGCTCGCCCTCGGCCTCGCCCTCCTGCTCCACCAGGACCTGAGACTGCGCTGGGCGGCCCGCGCCCTGGCGATCGTCCCCTGGGCGATGCCCGAGGTGGTCGTCGGCATCATGTGGCGGATCGTCTACAACCCGGACGCGGGCGTCCTCAACGAGACGCTGCGCGACCTCGGCCTCGGCGGCGACCGCGACTGGCTCAGCGGCCTGGCGACCGCCCTGCCCGCGGTGATCGTCGTGGGCGTGTGGGCCGGCATGCCCCAGACGACCGTGGCACTGCTCGCCGGGCTCCAGAACACCCCGCGCGAGCTGCACGAGGCGGCGGCGGTGGACGGCGCCGGCGCCTGGCGCCGCTTCCGCACGGTCACCTGGCCCGCCCTGCGCCCCGTCGCCCTCGCCATCACCGCGCTCAACCTGATCTGGAACTTCAACTCCTTCGCCCTGGTCTACGTGCTGACCCAGGGCGGGCCCGGCGGACGCACCCGGCTGCCCATGCTCTTCGCCTACGAAGAGGCCTTCCGCTACGGTCAGTTCGGCTACGCGGCGGCGATGGGCTGTGTCATGGTCGCCGCGGTCTCGATCCTGCTGGCCGTCTTCCTCGCCGGCCGGCTCCGGGGAGGTGACGAGGCATGA
- a CDS encoding ABC transporter substrate-binding protein, with product MRTRILVTLLAVTLLLAGCSSGGTRDDGRITLRFQSLAWQQESVEATRELVDEWNAAHPDVRVEYVQGSWDSVHDQLLTSFEGGEAPDIIHDASDDLADFAYGGHLADLTDLLPERLKADIPPSGWETVTFKDGIHGVPFLQEPRVLIANATRLRESGVRVPTPEDPWSWGEFRRVTERLSGEGTYGVAWPLKEPVSATLNLSLSAGGRLFHRGADGKVTVRFEEGDEVVPRTVHAQVNTDRSASPTTLGSGGSDTLPGFFAGKYAMVPLGFSYRQQIVQQAPEGFDWQVLPAPAGAGGLTQGVSPQTLSVAEDCPHKEEAVAFLDFLLRPENTVRLALGDWMLPTGRQALAHPALHTADHGWAVGTALADHLRPAPAQTVRGYPEWKDKVATPALQEYYSGAIGLDELRERLEEDGNLVLARYQR from the coding sequence ATGCGGACCAGGATCCTCGTGACGCTGCTCGCCGTCACCCTGCTCCTGGCGGGCTGCTCCTCCGGCGGCACCCGGGACGACGGGCGGATCACCCTGCGCTTCCAGTCCCTCGCCTGGCAGCAGGAGTCCGTCGAGGCCACCAGGGAACTGGTCGACGAGTGGAACGCCGCCCACCCGGACGTCCGGGTGGAGTACGTCCAGGGCAGCTGGGACAGCGTCCACGACCAGCTCCTCACGTCCTTCGAGGGCGGCGAGGCCCCCGACATCATCCACGACGCCTCCGACGACCTCGCCGACTTCGCCTACGGCGGCCACCTCGCCGATCTCACCGACCTGCTGCCCGAGCGGCTGAAGGCCGACATCCCGCCCAGCGGCTGGGAGACCGTCACCTTCAAGGACGGCATCCACGGCGTGCCCTTCCTCCAGGAACCGCGCGTGCTCATCGCCAACGCCACCCGGCTGAGGGAGTCCGGCGTCCGCGTCCCCACCCCCGAGGACCCCTGGAGCTGGGGCGAGTTCCGCCGGGTCACCGAGCGGCTGAGCGGCGAGGGGACGTACGGCGTCGCATGGCCGCTCAAGGAGCCCGTGTCCGCCACGCTCAACCTGTCCCTCTCGGCCGGCGGCCGGCTCTTCCACCGGGGCGCCGACGGCAAGGTGACGGTGCGCTTCGAGGAGGGCGACGAGGTCGTCCCGCGCACCGTCCACGCGCAGGTGAACACCGACCGCAGCGCCTCGCCCACCACGCTCGGCAGCGGCGGCTCCGACACCCTGCCCGGCTTCTTCGCCGGGAAGTACGCGATGGTGCCGCTCGGCTTCTCCTACCGCCAGCAGATCGTCCAGCAGGCGCCGGAGGGCTTCGACTGGCAGGTGCTGCCCGCCCCGGCCGGGGCCGGCGGACTCACCCAGGGCGTCAGCCCGCAGACGCTGTCCGTCGCCGAGGACTGCCCGCACAAGGAGGAGGCCGTGGCCTTCCTGGACTTCCTCCTCCGGCCGGAGAACACGGTCCGGCTCGCCCTCGGGGACTGGATGCTGCCCACCGGCCGGCAGGCCCTCGCCCACCCCGCCCTGCACACCGCCGACCACGGCTGGGCCGTCGGCACGGCCCTCGCGGACCACCTGCGCCCCGCCCCCGCCCAGACCGTGCGGGGCTACCCCGAGTGGAAGGACAAGGTGGCGACCCCGGCGCTGCAGGAGTACTACAGCGGCGCGATCGGACTCGACGAGCTGCGGGAGCGGCTGGAGGAGGACGGCAACCTGGTCCTGGCCCGCTACCAGCGCTGA
- a CDS encoding SAV2148 family HEPN domain-containing protein yields the protein MLGGAEGGARVGSGGLELPPGDEGHEGSGSTDVPPGAVSLARPMDAGSIGPELDWGADAWREVRTRAQRAGRAYIWLNLVEQRLRAVVAAVLRPVYEPVHGDDWVVAAAGPAGQEWVQRAVAVREVSRRKGYLLDPADDNVLSFLTLPQLRELMVQHWPCFEPYFDDRRDVELALDELEVTRNVVSRNRALSEAVLSQAERASARLLEMLGAGGDVPSARRLPVDAVEDLVGDRYADVVAVHPDRVRLLRQFPAEDIFGGARRLDALGIGLNLLVQNFSGRRLVRLAESGCRVRLLFLNPASSAVKRRERELGLKRGELARAVEMNILHMRRVRSRLRDPGAFEIQVYDETPRCTAYLVDGDGSDGIAVVQNHLRRSRGMEAPVLVLRNGTKVVKPGEVDEGGLFPTYREEFELMWTDSRPVS from the coding sequence GTGCTCGGGGGAGCGGAAGGCGGTGCGCGGGTGGGCTCGGGAGGGCTGGAACTGCCCCCTGGTGACGAGGGTCACGAGGGGAGTGGTTCCACGGACGTCCCGCCCGGTGCGGTGTCCCTGGCACGGCCGATGGACGCGGGCTCGATCGGGCCGGAGCTGGACTGGGGCGCCGACGCCTGGCGCGAGGTGCGCACCCGCGCCCAGCGGGCCGGCCGCGCCTACATCTGGCTGAACCTGGTCGAGCAGCGGCTGCGCGCGGTCGTGGCCGCCGTGCTGCGTCCCGTGTACGAGCCCGTGCACGGCGACGACTGGGTGGTGGCCGCCGCGGGCCCCGCCGGGCAGGAATGGGTGCAGCGCGCGGTCGCGGTGCGCGAGGTCAGCCGCCGCAAGGGCTATCTGCTCGACCCGGCCGACGACAACGTGCTGTCGTTCCTCACCCTGCCGCAGCTGCGCGAGCTGATGGTGCAGCACTGGCCGTGCTTCGAGCCGTACTTCGACGACCGCCGGGACGTCGAGCTGGCCCTGGACGAGCTGGAGGTCACCCGGAACGTCGTCTCCCGCAACCGCGCGCTGTCCGAGGCGGTCCTCAGCCAGGCCGAACGGGCCTCCGCGCGGCTGCTGGAGATGCTCGGCGCCGGCGGCGACGTGCCGTCCGCGCGCCGGCTGCCCGTGGACGCGGTCGAGGACCTGGTCGGCGACCGGTACGCCGACGTCGTCGCCGTCCACCCGGACCGGGTGCGGCTGCTGCGGCAGTTCCCGGCCGAGGACATCTTCGGCGGGGCCCGCCGGCTCGACGCCCTCGGCATCGGCCTCAACCTGCTGGTGCAGAACTTCTCCGGGCGTCGGCTGGTGCGGCTCGCGGAGTCCGGCTGCCGGGTGCGGCTGCTGTTCCTGAACCCGGCCTCCAGCGCGGTCAAGCGCCGTGAGCGCGAACTCGGCCTCAAGCGCGGCGAGCTCGCCCGCGCCGTCGAGATGAACATCCTGCACATGCGCCGGGTGCGGTCCCGGCTGCGCGACCCGGGCGCCTTCGAGATCCAGGTGTACGACGAGACGCCCCGCTGCACGGCCTACCTGGTGGACGGCGACGGGTCGGACGGCATCGCGGTCGTGCAGAACCATCTGCGCCGCTCCCGGGGGATGGAGGCCCCGGTGCTGGTCCTGCGCAACGGGACCAAAGTGGTCAAGCCGGGCGAAGTCGACGAGGGCGGGCTGTTCCCCACCTACCGCGAGGAGTTCGAGCTGATGTGGACGGATTCGCGCCCGGTGTCGTGA
- a CDS encoding 3'-5' exonuclease, translating into MGWHRELLIGFDLETTGTDPREARIVTAAVIEVRAGEPVGRREWLADPGVPIPEDAVAVHGISSERAAAEGRPADRVADAVADVLTGYWKTGVPVVAYNAAFDLTLLSAELRRHGLPSLSDRLGGGDPAPVIDPYTIDRSVDRYRRGKRNLEAVCAEYGVVLDAAHDATADALAAARLACAIAVRHPKVAALGPAELHRRQIEWYARWAADFQDFLRRKGDATAMVDGTWPLREPAGEPV; encoded by the coding sequence ATGGGCTGGCACCGGGAGCTGCTGATCGGCTTCGACCTGGAGACGACGGGTACCGACCCGCGCGAGGCACGGATCGTCACGGCAGCCGTGATCGAGGTCAGGGCGGGGGAGCCGGTGGGCCGCCGGGAATGGCTGGCCGACCCGGGCGTGCCGATCCCCGAGGACGCGGTGGCCGTCCACGGCATCAGCAGCGAGCGGGCGGCCGCCGAGGGCCGCCCCGCCGACCGGGTCGCCGACGCCGTCGCCGACGTCCTCACGGGCTACTGGAAGACGGGCGTCCCGGTCGTCGCCTACAACGCCGCCTTCGATCTGACCCTGCTCTCCGCCGAGCTGCGGCGCCACGGACTGCCGTCCCTGAGCGACCGCCTGGGCGGCGGCGACCCGGCGCCGGTCATCGACCCGTACACCATCGACCGGTCCGTCGACCGCTACCGCCGCGGCAAGCGCAACCTGGAGGCGGTCTGCGCGGAGTACGGCGTCGTCCTCGACGCCGCCCACGACGCGACCGCCGACGCCCTGGCCGCGGCCCGGCTGGCCTGCGCGATAGCCGTCCGCCACCCCAAGGTCGCGGCCCTCGGCCCGGCGGAGCTGCACCGCCGTCAGATCGAGTGGTACGCGCGGTGGGCGGCGGACTTCCAGGACTTCCTGCGCCGCAAGGGCGACGCCACGGCGATGGTCGACGGCACCTGGCCGCTGCGGGAGCCGGCCGGCGAGCCCGTGTGA
- the mgt gene encoding macrolide-inactivating glycosyltransferase, producing the protein MTSPAHIAMFSIAAHGHVNPSLEVIRELVARGHRVTYAIPPVFAEKVAETGAEPRPWTSTLPGPEADPEAWGSTLLDNVEPFLADAIQALPQLIEAYDGDEPDLVLHDITSYPARVLAHRWGVPAISLSPNLVAWDGYEREVAEPLWAEPKKTERGKAYYARFHAWLEENGITLHPDDFAGRPDRSIVLIPKALQPHADRVDERTYSFVGACQGDRAAEGDWQRPAGAEKVVLVSLGSAFTKQPAFYRECVKAFGDLPGWHLVLQVGRHVGPADLGEVPENVEVRSWVPQLAILRQADLFVTHAGAGGSQEGLATATPMIAVPQAVDQFGNADMLQGLGVARHVPADEADAEVLRAAALALVDDPEVARRLKDIQAGMAREGGTRRAADLIEAELPAR; encoded by the coding sequence ATGACCAGTCCCGCTCACATCGCCATGTTCTCCATCGCCGCCCACGGCCACGTGAACCCCAGCCTGGAGGTGATCCGCGAGCTCGTGGCGCGGGGGCACCGGGTGACGTACGCCATCCCGCCGGTCTTCGCCGAGAAGGTCGCCGAAACCGGGGCCGAACCCAGGCCGTGGACCAGTACGCTGCCGGGCCCCGAGGCCGATCCCGAGGCCTGGGGCAGCACCTTGCTGGACAACGTCGAGCCGTTCCTGGCCGACGCGATCCAGGCACTCCCGCAGCTGATCGAGGCCTACGACGGGGACGAACCGGACCTCGTCCTGCACGACATCACCTCCTACCCGGCCCGCGTGCTCGCCCACCGCTGGGGCGTGCCCGCGATCTCCCTCTCCCCGAACCTGGTCGCCTGGGACGGCTACGAGCGGGAGGTCGCCGAGCCCCTGTGGGCCGAGCCGAAGAAGACCGAACGGGGGAAGGCCTACTACGCCCGCTTCCACGCCTGGCTGGAGGAGAACGGCATCACCCTGCACCCGGACGACTTCGCGGGCCGTCCCGACCGCTCGATCGTCCTGATCCCCAAGGCGCTGCAACCGCACGCCGACCGCGTCGACGAGCGGACGTACTCCTTCGTCGGGGCCTGCCAGGGCGACCGTGCCGCCGAGGGCGACTGGCAGCGTCCCGCCGGCGCGGAGAAGGTCGTGCTGGTGTCGCTCGGCTCGGCGTTCACCAAGCAGCCCGCCTTCTACCGGGAGTGCGTCAAGGCCTTCGGCGACCTGCCCGGCTGGCACCTGGTGCTCCAGGTCGGCCGGCACGTCGGCCCCGCCGACCTGGGCGAAGTGCCGGAGAACGTCGAGGTGCGGTCCTGGGTGCCGCAGCTCGCGATCCTCCGGCAGGCCGACCTGTTCGTCACCCACGCCGGGGCCGGCGGCAGCCAGGAGGGGCTGGCCACGGCCACGCCGATGATCGCCGTACCGCAGGCCGTGGACCAGTTCGGCAACGCCGACATGCTCCAGGGGCTCGGGGTGGCCCGGCACGTCCCGGCGGACGAGGCGGACGCCGAGGTGCTGCGGGCGGCGGCCCTCGCCCTCGTCGACGACCCGGAGGTCGCCCGGCGGCTGAAGGACATCCAGGCCGGGATGGCCCGGGAGGGCGGCACGCGCAGGGCGGCCGACCTGATCGAGGCGGAGCTGCCGGCACGCTGA
- a CDS encoding carbohydrate ABC transporter permease, translating into MRTSTAARAGQYAALLAYLVFLAFPFLWLLSTALKPPAELAGLHPTWIPRDPTLANFRQAFDEQPLLRAALNSLLAALSAAVVAVVVATPMAYVMARRRTALTRAATGWVVVSQAFPFVLLIIPLFLVLKNLRLIDSVPGLVMVYVVWALPFALWMLVGYVRAVPAELEEAAAVDGAGRLRTLVSVTAPLLAPGIVATALFAFVTAWNEFFFALVLLKTPEKQTLPVVLTHFIGAEGVADLGPLAAAAFLATLPSLVVFAVIQRRITSGMLAGAVKS; encoded by the coding sequence ATGAGGACCAGCACCGCGGCCCGCGCCGGCCAGTACGCCGCACTCCTCGCCTACCTCGTCTTCCTGGCGTTCCCGTTCCTCTGGCTGCTCTCGACCGCGCTCAAGCCACCGGCCGAGCTGGCCGGTCTGCACCCGACCTGGATCCCCCGCGACCCCACCCTCGCCAACTTCCGCCAGGCCTTCGACGAACAGCCGCTGCTGCGGGCCGCCCTCAACTCCCTGCTCGCCGCGCTCTCGGCGGCCGTCGTCGCCGTCGTCGTCGCCACACCGATGGCGTACGTCATGGCCCGCCGGCGCACCGCGCTCACCCGGGCCGCGACCGGCTGGGTGGTGGTCAGCCAGGCGTTCCCGTTCGTGCTGCTGATCATCCCGCTGTTCCTGGTGCTGAAGAACCTGCGGCTGATCGACTCCGTGCCCGGCCTGGTGATGGTCTACGTGGTCTGGGCGCTGCCCTTCGCCCTGTGGATGCTCGTGGGATACGTCCGCGCCGTGCCGGCCGAGCTGGAGGAGGCGGCGGCCGTCGACGGGGCCGGGCGGCTGCGTACCCTGGTGTCGGTGACCGCGCCGCTGCTCGCGCCGGGGATCGTGGCGACCGCGCTGTTCGCCTTCGTCACCGCGTGGAACGAGTTCTTCTTCGCCCTCGTCCTGCTCAAGACACCGGAGAAACAGACCCTGCCGGTCGTCCTCACCCACTTCATCGGGGCCGAGGGAGTCGCCGACCTCGGCCCGCTGGCGGCCGCCGCGTTCCTCGCGACGCTGCCCTCCCTGGTCGTCTTCGCGGTCATCCAGCGGCGGATCACGAGCGGCATGCTCGCCGGGGCGGTGAAGAGCTGA
- a CDS encoding phosphotransferase enzyme family protein, translating to MDEARARDVLAAAGVLPGAGRDARLLALGENAVFAAGDLVVKVGRDAELLDRARRELAVAGWLAAEGVPAVRPAEPTAALVEGHPVTVWHRLPEPVRPAGPRDLAALLRLVHALPAPPFALPPRELLGGVERWLRLAGDAIDPADAAYLRARRDGFASAAAALTPRLPPGPIHGDALPRNVHIGPDGPVLVDLETFSADLREHDLVVMALSHDRYGLPDEAYASFTGTYGWDVREWEGCSVLRGARETASCAWVAQHAPGNPKALAEFARRVASLRDGDESVRWYPF from the coding sequence ATGGACGAGGCGCGGGCGCGGGACGTCCTGGCGGCGGCCGGGGTGCTGCCCGGTGCGGGACGGGACGCGCGGCTGCTCGCCCTCGGCGAGAACGCGGTGTTCGCCGCCGGTGACCTGGTCGTCAAGGTGGGCCGCGACGCCGAACTGCTGGACCGCGCCCGCCGGGAGCTGGCCGTCGCGGGGTGGCTGGCGGCGGAGGGCGTGCCGGCGGTGCGGCCGGCCGAGCCGACGGCGGCGCTGGTCGAGGGGCACCCGGTGACCGTGTGGCACCGGCTGCCGGAACCGGTGCGGCCCGCCGGGCCCCGGGATCTGGCCGCGCTGCTGCGGCTGGTCCACGCACTGCCCGCTCCCCCCTTCGCGCTGCCGCCCCGCGAGCTGCTGGGCGGTGTGGAACGCTGGCTGCGGCTCGCGGGCGATGCGATCGACCCGGCGGACGCCGCGTACCTGCGCGCGCGGCGGGACGGTTTCGCGTCGGCCGCCGCGGCGCTGACGCCCCGTCTGCCGCCCGGCCCCATCCACGGGGACGCGCTGCCCCGCAATGTGCACATCGGGCCGGACGGGCCGGTCCTGGTCGACCTGGAGACCTTCTCGGCCGATCTGCGCGAGCACGACCTGGTGGTCATGGCCCTCTCCCACGACCGCTACGGGCTGCCGGACGAGGCGTACGCCTCGTTCACCGGGACCTACGGCTGGGACGTACGCGAGTGGGAGGGCTGCTCGGTGCTGCGCGGGGCGCGGGAGACGGCCAGCTGCGCCTGGGTCGCCCAGCACGCGCCGGGCAACCCCAAGGCGCTGGCCGAGTTCGCACGGCGGGTGGCGTCCCTGCGGGACGGGGACGAGTCCGTGCGCTGGTACCCCTTCTGA
- a CDS encoding DUF1697 domain-containing protein: protein MATRYAALLRGINVGGSRKVPMAELRAVLEGLGHEQVRTHLQSGQAVFTAGHGDEASLAAELAAAIERNFGFGVDVIVRDHAYLKAVVDACPFPAATLEAKQLHVTYFSAPVTPERFAGIDREACLPEEFRLGDRALYLYAPSGLGRSKLAALLAAPRVTKGLIATTRNWNTVVKLAELTGD, encoded by the coding sequence ATGGCGACGAGATACGCGGCCCTGCTGCGCGGGATCAACGTGGGCGGCAGCAGGAAAGTCCCGATGGCCGAACTGCGCGCCGTCCTGGAGGGACTGGGCCACGAGCAGGTGCGCACCCATCTCCAGAGCGGCCAGGCGGTATTCACCGCGGGCCACGGCGACGAGGCGTCACTGGCCGCCGAGTTGGCGGCGGCGATCGAACGGAACTTCGGCTTCGGCGTGGACGTGATCGTGCGCGACCACGCCTATCTGAAGGCCGTCGTCGACGCCTGCCCGTTCCCGGCCGCCACCCTGGAGGCCAAGCAGCTCCACGTCACCTACTTCTCCGCGCCCGTCACCCCCGAGCGCTTCGCCGGGATCGACCGGGAGGCCTGCCTCCCCGAGGAGTTCCGCCTCGGCGACCGCGCCCTCTACCTGTACGCCCCGAGCGGCCTCGGCCGCTCGAAACTCGCCGCGCTCCTGGCCGCGCCCCGCGTCACGAAGGGCCTGATCGCCACCACCCGCAACTGGAACACGGTGGTGAAACTCGCCGAACTCACCGGCGACTGA
- the erm gene encoding ErmE/ErmH/ErmO/ErmR family 23S rRNA (adenine(2058)-N(6))-methyltransferase — MARPSATSRALSQNFLADRATAERFARLAVPHGGPVPLLLEVGAGKGALTDTLAPLCRRLHAYEIDPRLVRELRGRFSGTPHVRVVGADFLAARPPRTPFSLAGNVPFSRTAAVVDWCLRAPRLTDATLLTQLEYARKRTGDYGGWTRLTVLTWPRYQWRLLARVGRRSFRPVPRVDAGVVRIERRPAPLLDGAAYDGWCRLVELGFSGVGGSLHASLRRAFPRRRVDAAFRAARLDPGVLVGAATPEQWLLLHEVLGR; from the coding sequence ATGGCCCGCCCCTCCGCCACCTCGCGCGCGCTCTCGCAGAACTTCCTCGCCGACCGCGCGACCGCCGAACGTTTCGCCCGCCTCGCCGTCCCGCACGGCGGACCCGTCCCGCTGTTGCTCGAAGTCGGCGCGGGCAAGGGCGCGTTGACCGACACCCTGGCGCCGCTCTGCCGGCGGCTGCACGCCTACGAGATCGACCCGCGGCTCGTGCGCGAGCTGCGCGGCCGCTTCTCCGGCACCCCCCACGTCCGCGTCGTCGGCGCCGACTTCCTCGCCGCGCGCCCGCCCCGCACGCCGTTCTCCCTCGCAGGGAACGTGCCGTTCTCCCGGACCGCGGCCGTCGTCGACTGGTGCCTGCGGGCACCCCGACTCACCGACGCCACCCTCCTCACCCAGCTCGAGTACGCCCGCAAACGCACCGGCGACTACGGCGGCTGGACCCGGCTCACGGTGCTGACCTGGCCCCGCTACCAGTGGCGGCTGCTCGCACGGGTCGGCCGGCGCTCCTTCCGTCCCGTGCCGCGGGTCGACGCCGGTGTCGTGCGGATCGAGCGCCGCCCCGCCCCGCTGCTCGACGGCGCCGCGTACGACGGCTGGTGCCGGCTCGTCGAGCTGGGCTTCTCCGGGGTCGGCGGCTCACTGCACGCCTCCCTGCGCCGGGCGTTTCCGCGGCGGCGGGTGGACGCCGCGTTCCGGGCCGCGCGGCTGGACCCGGGGGTCCTGGTCGGCGCGGCGACACCGGAGCAGTGGCTGCTGCTGCACGAGGTGCTGGGCCGGTGA